One genomic region from Kineobactrum salinum encodes:
- a CDS encoding SirB2 family protein, with translation MQLPLTRPAAETLVRYGSSDMLDLYSEVRAVHITAVFISGGLFAARGMGLILGGNWPLSAPMRRFSQVVDTILLIAALILTTLVHQYPFVHGWLTTKVVLLVVYIALGIIAFRPGWSPAVRCGYWLSALLVYGFIVSVARARHPLGVFANFG, from the coding sequence ATGCAGCTTCCGCTGACGAGGCCGGCCGCTGAGACACTTGTGAGATACGGATCATCTGATATGCTCGACTTATACTCCGAAGTCCGGGCGGTTCATATCACCGCTGTGTTTATCAGCGGCGGATTGTTCGCGGCGCGGGGCATGGGTTTGATACTTGGCGGAAATTGGCCGCTTTCTGCCCCCATGCGCCGCTTCAGCCAGGTGGTCGACACCATATTATTGATCGCCGCATTGATACTGACCACGCTCGTGCATCAGTACCCCTTTGTTCACGGCTGGCTGACCACCAAGGTGGTCCTGCTGGTGGTCTATATTGCCCTTGGAATAATCGCATTCCGGCCGGGGTGGAGCCCGGCCGTCCGCTGCGGATACTGGTTGTCGGCCCTGCTGGTATATGGGTTTATTGTTTCCGTGGCCCGGGCCCGTCATCCTCTGGGCGTGTTTGCCAACTTCGGGTAA
- a CDS encoding Rrf2 family transcriptional regulator, translated as MRITRYTDYSLRVLLYAALKGDALSTIGEVAGAYNISKNHLMKVVQELSAKGYLQAIRGKNGGMRLGRTPKDINVGTLVRELEQDLELVECFGNSSNCVITPSCKLKRILGEALNAFFSTLDRYTLADLLPGANEPEIYQLLGLTELTNAASADEAGR; from the coding sequence ATGCGTATTACCCGATATACGGATTACTCTCTTCGTGTGCTGCTCTACGCGGCGCTAAAGGGTGACGCGCTCTCCACCATCGGGGAAGTCGCAGGCGCCTACAACATTTCCAAAAACCACCTGATGAAGGTGGTGCAGGAATTGTCCGCCAAGGGTTATCTGCAGGCGATCCGCGGCAAAAACGGCGGAATGCGATTGGGTCGTACGCCGAAAGACATCAATGTAGGAACGCTGGTGCGGGAACTTGAGCAGGATCTTGAACTGGTGGAGTGTTTTGGCAACAGCTCCAACTGTGTTATCACACCGAGCTGCAAACTCAAGCGGATTCTGGGAGAAGCACTCAACGCCTTTTTTTCGACGCTGGACCGCTACACCCTGGCGGATCTGCTACCCGGAGCAAATGAACCGGAAATATATCAATTGCTGGGGCTGACAGAACTCACCAATGCAGCTTCCGCTGACGAGGCCGGCCGCTGA
- a CDS encoding NnrS family protein, with the protein MNNANTMGVPVLLAHPFRPFFLLAGIYAIVVVLGWIAFLFGGWPIPLGWSPLQWHSHEMLYGFVAAAIAGFVLTAMTNWTGAHPLQGLGLLSLLLLWLAGRLAMWFAGWLPGWLVAVVDLAFLPVLAIYMAHVLISHQNRRNLVLVAVLTLLFIGNLYMQIGFATGKTGLLQTGQLLGLDLVTVLIVVIAGRIIPAFSSNWLRSNGHNPEAVKTFRWLEFASLGSVVLLLLVDWLPLPIQAASAAALLAGAANGVRLAGWAGWKTAREPLLWILHLAYLWVVVALLLRGASAFTDTIAPTVWQHALGVGGIGTLILGVMTRVAVGHTGRPLQLQRFAVFAYIAITGAAVLRLLAAAGLLDYRLGVSLSALSWVVAFSLFVLLYAPVLAAPRPDGRPG; encoded by the coding sequence ATGAATAATGCCAATACCATGGGCGTCCCCGTCCTGCTGGCACACCCTTTCCGGCCGTTCTTCCTGCTTGCGGGAATTTACGCCATAGTAGTGGTATTGGGCTGGATTGCCTTTTTGTTCGGCGGCTGGCCAATACCGCTCGGCTGGTCGCCATTGCAGTGGCATAGCCATGAAATGCTCTACGGCTTCGTAGCAGCCGCCATTGCCGGCTTTGTGTTGACCGCCATGACCAACTGGACCGGCGCCCATCCCCTGCAGGGCCTGGGTCTACTGTCTCTGCTGCTGCTTTGGCTGGCAGGGAGGCTGGCCATGTGGTTTGCCGGCTGGTTGCCTGGATGGCTGGTGGCGGTGGTGGATCTGGCTTTCCTGCCGGTACTGGCAATATATATGGCGCATGTGCTGATCAGCCACCAAAACCGCCGCAATCTGGTCCTGGTGGCGGTGCTCACACTGCTGTTCATCGGCAACCTGTATATGCAGATTGGCTTTGCGACCGGGAAGACCGGCCTGTTGCAAACAGGTCAACTGCTGGGCCTCGACCTTGTCACTGTGCTGATCGTGGTCATCGCAGGCCGTATTATCCCGGCGTTTTCCTCCAACTGGCTGCGCTCGAACGGTCACAATCCCGAGGCGGTCAAAACGTTCCGCTGGCTCGAGTTCGCTTCTCTGGGCAGCGTGGTGCTCCTGCTGCTGGTAGACTGGCTCCCCCTCCCCATCCAGGCTGCCTCGGCCGCAGCTCTGCTGGCTGGCGCGGCCAACGGTGTACGATTGGCGGGCTGGGCCGGCTGGAAAACTGCACGCGAACCGCTGCTGTGGATATTGCACCTGGCTTATCTTTGGGTTGTTGTTGCGCTGTTGCTGCGCGGCGCGAGTGCTTTTACAGATACAATAGCCCCCACTGTATGGCAGCACGCCCTCGGCGTGGGCGGTATCGGCACGCTCATTCTGGGTGTGATGACCCGGGTGGCAGTCGGTCACACCGGTCGGCCATTGCAATTGCAGCGTTTTGCCGTGTTCGCTTATATCGCCATTACAGGCGCGGCGGTTTTGCGTCTCCTGGCTGCCGCGGGTCTGCTGGATTACCGGCTGGGAGTCAGCCTTTCCGCCCTGTCCTGGGTGGTGGCTTTCAGCCTGTTCGTGCTGCTGTACGCGCCTGTGCTGGCGGCCCCCCGCCCCGACGGGCGACCGGGATAA
- a CDS encoding YbaN family protein — MPNLNGQTSASGLFWRALAWCSIGLGAAGTVLPLVPTTPFLLLAAWAAPKGSPRLNTWLHTHPTFGPVLKAWREQRAVPLRAKCTATGLLIASWAGLWLVESSAAVLWLTAILFICVAVFLLTRPNGGEVVDE; from the coding sequence ATGCCAAACCTCAACGGCCAAACATCCGCTTCCGGCCTGTTCTGGCGGGCGCTCGCCTGGTGCAGTATCGGCCTCGGCGCAGCGGGAACCGTGCTGCCGCTGGTACCTACGACGCCTTTTCTTTTGCTTGCCGCATGGGCGGCGCCCAAGGGCTCTCCCCGCCTGAACACATGGCTGCACACTCACCCGACGTTTGGTCCGGTACTGAAGGCCTGGCGCGAACAGCGCGCGGTACCATTGCGGGCCAAATGTACCGCCACAGGGCTATTGATAGCGAGTTGGGCTGGACTGTGGCTGGTCGAATCGAGCGCGGCGGTGTTATGGCTTACCGCCATCCTGTTTATCTGTGTCGCGGTATTCTTGCTTACACGTCCCAACGGCGGAGAAGTTGTCGATGAATAA